A window of the Microbulbifer aggregans genome harbors these coding sequences:
- a CDS encoding SDR family NAD(P)-dependent oxidoreductase yields MSKWKHGAPRVAFISGGGSGLGLRLAHELVQEGVKVAIFDLYVDDAVLADLRKQASNGGWVESYTVDITDPDAIDITMDLAAAEIGAPEFAINCAGILRTAEFTELPYEIFEQTIRVNLIGSRNFAAGALRHMQSGGHLALVASLAGICGSYTHAAYSASKFGVVGLAEVLRTELTPKGIHVSVVCPGEIQTPMLEEERRVGRVVAEVVNEFAGVMPVDKAVAGILAGLRRRQYMITPGFRARLTRALARKTTTLFHRIVDGKVRAGLAAERQLTATE; encoded by the coding sequence ATGAGCAAGTGGAAACATGGCGCCCCCAGGGTGGCATTTATCTCTGGCGGTGGAAGCGGTCTGGGTCTGAGGCTTGCTCATGAGCTTGTGCAGGAAGGTGTCAAGGTGGCGATCTTCGACTTGTATGTCGATGACGCTGTGCTGGCTGACCTGCGCAAACAGGCGAGCAATGGCGGCTGGGTGGAAAGCTACACCGTCGATATTACAGATCCCGACGCGATCGATATCACAATGGATCTCGCTGCCGCTGAAATCGGTGCACCGGAGTTTGCCATTAACTGTGCGGGTATCCTGCGCACCGCCGAGTTCACCGAGCTTCCCTATGAAATTTTCGAGCAGACGATCCGAGTCAACCTGATTGGTAGCCGTAATTTCGCCGCTGGCGCACTTCGCCATATGCAGTCAGGAGGGCATCTGGCGCTGGTGGCCTCTCTGGCAGGCATCTGCGGCAGTTATACCCACGCCGCCTACTCCGCATCCAAATTTGGTGTTGTGGGCCTGGCAGAAGTACTGCGGACCGAACTTACCCCGAAGGGCATCCACGTGTCCGTTGTTTGCCCGGGGGAAATCCAGACCCCGATGCTGGAGGAGGAGCGCCGGGTGGGCCGTGTCGTGGCTGAGGTGGTCAATGAGTTTGCCGGAGTCATGCCTGTCGATAAGGCCGTGGCTGGCATACTTGCGGGACTCCGCAGGCGCCAGTACATGATCACCCCGGGATTCCGGGCCCGACTGACCCGGGCACTGGCCCGCAAGACAACCACACTCTTCCATCGTATTGTTGACGGAAAAGTTCGTGCGGGACTGGCTGCGGAGAGGCAGCTCACCGCAACTGAATAA